The uncultured Desulfovibrio sp. genome window below encodes:
- a CDS encoding KH domain-containing protein: protein MKELILYIAKSLVDHPEEVQVSEIEGEQTTVLELKVAKEDLGKVIGKQGRTARAMRTLLSAASTKCRKRAVLEILE, encoded by the coding sequence ATGAAGGAGTTGATTCTCTACATCGCCAAGTCGCTGGTGGATCACCCTGAAGAGGTACAGGTCAGCGAGATCGAAGGCGAACAAACCACTGTGCTGGAATTGAAGGTTGCCAAGGAAGATTTGGGCAAGGTCATCGGCAAGCAGGGCCGCACGGCGCGCGCCATGCGCACGCTGCTGAGCGCCGCTTCCACCAAATGCCGCAAACGGGCGGTGCTGGAGATTCTGGAATAG
- the rpsP gene encoding 30S ribosomal protein S16: MAVKLKLTRMGSKKHPFYRVVAANDETRRDGRPLDFLGYYNPMVEPADVKLDADKVKEWLGRGAEPTDTVRALIKKHMG; this comes from the coding sequence ATGGCCGTTAAGCTGAAATTGACCCGCATGGGCAGCAAGAAGCATCCGTTCTACCGCGTGGTGGCCGCCAACGACGAAACCCGTCGTGATGGCCGCCCGCTGGATTTCCTGGGCTACTACAATCCCATGGTCGAGCCTGCTGATGTGAAGCTGGACGCCGACAAGGTGAAGGAATGGCTCGGCCGCGGCGCCGAACCCACCGACACCGTGCGTGCCCTCATCAAGAAGCACATGGGCTAA
- the rpoB gene encoding DNA-directed RNA polymerase subunit beta, translated as MGQLIKQFGKIKVSLPIPHLLNLQIDSYQKFLQEGVAEADRKPDEGLEGVFHTVFPIEDFNKTASLEFVSYEIQEPKYDQAECISKGLTYEAPVRIKVRLVVYDIDETSGDRKVRDIKEQDIYFGTLPLMTEKGTFIINGTERVIVNQLQRSPGIIFEHDGGKTHTSRKVLYSCRVIPMRGSWLDFDFDHKDILYVRIDRRRKMPATILFKAMGMTKTDILDYFYTREHYLLESDDRLFWEVEKHLYRKDNAYADICTADGTVLIRAGKPITKRGWRQICEAGIPAIEVPPTLLDGMFLAEDVVAEGSGEVLAEAADEITPGLLERMREAGIKRLAVLHTKGTDTSSSIRDTLMQDRIADQEKAQEEIYRRLRPSSPPTAEIAASFFDNLFRSPDYYDLSPVGRYKLNQRLNLTPESIVDADLSDYDRRLVNEDGKTPQEKYGALLENRTLNDHDILTAIKVLVQLKDSHGPADDIDHLGNRRVRLVGELVENQYRIGLVRMERAIKERLSLQEISTLMPHDLINPKPVAAVLKEFFGTSQLSQFMDQTNSLSEVTHKRRLSALGPGGLTRERAGFEVRDVHTSHYGRICPIETPEGPNIGLIVSLTTFAQVNDFGFIETPYRVIRDAQVTDEIVHLDASREADAVVAQANVRIDENGRLADEFVTVRVKGEVEMRPREEVTLMDISPSQMVSISAALIPFLEHDDANRALMGSNMQRQAVPLLRSEKPLVGTGMEVDVARDSGACIVAPADGVVKYADADRVVVAYEGDLFAKSGGVKAYDLLKYHKSNQNSCFGQKPTCYPGQIVKKGQILADGPGIDEGTLALGKNLVVAFMPWCGYNYEDSILISERVVKEDTFTSVHIEEFEVVARDTKLGPEEITRDIPNVGEDMLRNLDDSGIIRIGAAVKPDDILVGKISPKGETQLTPEEKLLRAIFGEKARDVKNTSLKVPPGVEGTVIDVKVFNRRSGEKDERTLAIEAHDIAVLDQKEADHLRALSERTRSLMAPHVIGKQVATTLPGKKKGEVLVEAGAALTEEQLEEIPVKKLAGLFKSREVNDTVAALLESYDHQVDYLKAIYDSKREKVTEGDDLPPGVIKMVKVHIAIKRKLSVGDKMAGRHGNKGVVSCILPEEDMPFFADGRPVDIVLNPLGVPSRMNIGQIMETHLGWGAKELGRQLAELVDSGAAVATVRADVKDVFNSEAINELVDSMDDEEFIASVKKLRNGIVTRTPVFDGATEDEIWGWMDKAHMPNDGKTVLYDGRTGVPFKNRVTTGVMYMLKLHHLVDEKIHARSTGPYSLVTQQPLGGKAQFGGQRLGEMEVWALEAYGAAYLLQEFLTVKSDDVTGRVKMYEKIVKGDNFLEAGLPESFNVLVKELMSLGLNVTLHQEEGKKKPKRVGFMRDMDQDEQA; from the coding sequence ATGGGCCAGCTCATCAAACAGTTCGGCAAAATCAAAGTTTCGCTCCCCATCCCTCACCTGCTCAATCTTCAGATCGACTCCTATCAGAAGTTTCTGCAGGAAGGCGTGGCCGAGGCCGACCGCAAGCCCGACGAGGGGCTGGAAGGCGTGTTTCACACCGTCTTCCCCATTGAAGATTTCAACAAGACTGCCAGCCTGGAATTCGTGAGCTACGAAATCCAGGAACCCAAGTACGATCAGGCCGAATGCATTTCCAAGGGGCTGACCTATGAAGCCCCCGTGCGCATCAAGGTGCGCCTTGTGGTGTATGACATCGACGAAACTTCCGGAGACCGGAAGGTCCGCGATATCAAGGAGCAGGACATCTATTTCGGCACCCTGCCCCTCATGACGGAAAAGGGAACCTTTATCATCAACGGCACCGAGCGCGTCATCGTCAACCAGCTCCAGCGCTCGCCCGGCATCATCTTCGAGCATGACGGCGGTAAGACCCACACCAGCCGCAAGGTGCTCTACTCCTGCCGCGTCATCCCCATGCGCGGTTCGTGGCTTGATTTCGACTTTGACCACAAGGACATTCTCTACGTCCGCATCGACCGCCGCCGCAAAATGCCCGCCACCATCCTGTTCAAGGCCATGGGCATGACCAAGACGGACATCCTCGATTATTTCTACACCCGCGAACACTACCTGCTGGAAAGCGACGACCGCCTGTTCTGGGAAGTGGAAAAGCACCTCTACCGCAAGGACAATGCCTATGCCGACATCTGCACGGCGGACGGCACGGTGCTCATCCGGGCGGGCAAGCCCATCACCAAGCGCGGCTGGCGCCAGATCTGCGAAGCCGGCATTCCGGCCATCGAGGTGCCCCCCACCCTGCTGGACGGCATGTTCCTGGCGGAAGACGTGGTGGCCGAGGGCAGCGGCGAAGTGCTGGCCGAAGCTGCGGACGAAATTACCCCCGGCCTGCTGGAACGCATGCGCGAGGCGGGCATCAAGCGCCTGGCCGTGCTGCACACCAAGGGCACGGACACGTCCTCGTCCATCCGCGATACCCTCATGCAGGACCGCATTGCCGACCAGGAAAAGGCCCAGGAGGAAATCTACCGCCGTCTGCGTCCCTCCTCGCCGCCCACGGCGGAAATCGCGGCCAGCTTCTTCGACAATCTGTTCCGCAGCCCGGACTACTACGATCTGTCGCCCGTGGGCCGCTACAAGCTCAACCAGCGTCTGAATCTCACGCCCGAATCCATCGTGGATGCCGACCTTTCCGATTACGACAGGCGCCTGGTGAACGAGGACGGCAAGACGCCGCAGGAAAAATACGGGGCACTGCTGGAAAACCGCACCCTCAATGACCATGACATTCTCACGGCCATCAAGGTGCTGGTGCAGCTCAAGGACAGCCACGGCCCGGCCGATGACATCGACCACCTGGGCAACCGCCGCGTGCGCCTGGTGGGCGAACTGGTGGAAAACCAGTACCGCATCGGCCTGGTCCGCATGGAGCGTGCCATCAAGGAACGCCTGAGCCTTCAGGAAATCTCCACGCTCATGCCCCATGACCTTATCAATCCCAAGCCGGTGGCGGCCGTGCTCAAGGAATTCTTCGGCACGTCGCAGCTGTCGCAGTTCATGGACCAGACCAACTCCCTGTCCGAGGTCACGCACAAGCGCCGTCTGTCGGCCCTTGGCCCCGGTGGTCTGACTCGTGAGCGCGCCGGCTTTGAAGTGCGCGACGTGCACACCTCGCACTACGGCCGCATCTGCCCCATCGAAACGCCGGAAGGTCCCAACATCGGCCTCATCGTCTCCCTGACCACCTTTGCCCAGGTCAACGACTTCGGCTTCATCGAAACGCCCTACCGCGTCATCCGTGATGCGCAGGTCACCGATGAAATCGTGCATCTCGATGCCTCGCGCGAAGCCGATGCCGTGGTAGCCCAGGCCAATGTGCGCATTGACGAAAACGGCCGCCTGGCTGACGAATTCGTCACCGTGCGCGTCAAGGGCGAAGTGGAAATGCGCCCCCGCGAGGAAGTGACCCTCATGGACATCTCGCCCAGTCAGATGGTGTCCATTTCCGCCGCGCTCATTCCCTTCCTGGAGCATGACGACGCCAACCGCGCCCTCATGGGTTCCAACATGCAGCGCCAGGCCGTGCCCCTGCTGCGCAGCGAAAAGCCCCTGGTGGGCACCGGCATGGAAGTGGACGTGGCGCGCGACTCCGGCGCCTGCATCGTGGCCCCGGCCGACGGCGTGGTGAAATATGCCGATGCCGACCGCGTGGTGGTGGCCTATGAGGGCGACCTCTTTGCCAAATCCGGCGGCGTCAAGGCCTACGATCTGCTCAAGTACCACAAGTCCAACCAGAACTCCTGCTTTGGCCAGAAGCCCACGTGCTATCCCGGCCAGATCGTGAAAAAGGGCCAGATTCTGGCCGACGGCCCAGGCATTGACGAAGGCACGCTGGCCCTGGGCAAGAACCTGGTGGTGGCCTTCATGCCCTGGTGCGGCTACAACTACGAAGACTCCATCCTCATTTCCGAGCGCGTGGTCAAGGAAGATACCTTTACCTCCGTGCACATCGAGGAATTCGAGGTGGTGGCCCGCGATACCAAGCTGGGACCGGAAGAAATCACCCGCGATATTCCCAACGTGGGCGAAGACATGCTGCGCAACCTGGACGACAGCGGCATCATCCGCATCGGCGCGGCCGTGAAGCCCGACGACATCCTGGTGGGCAAGATCAGCCCCAAGGGCGAAACCCAGCTCACCCCGGAAGAAAAGCTGCTGCGGGCCATCTTCGGCGAAAAGGCCCGCGACGTGAAAAACACCTCCCTCAAGGTGCCCCCGGGAGTGGAAGGCACGGTCATCGATGTCAAGGTCTTCAACCGTCGCTCCGGCGAAAAGGACGAACGCACCCTGGCCATCGAGGCCCATGACATCGCCGTGCTGGACCAGAAGGAAGCGGACCATCTGCGCGCCCTGTCCGAGCGCACCCGCAGCCTCATGGCGCCCCACGTCATCGGCAAGCAGGTAGCCACTACCCTGCCCGGAAAGAAGAAGGGCGAAGTGCTGGTGGAAGCCGGCGCGGCCCTCACCGAGGAGCAGCTGGAAGAAATTCCGGTGAAGAAGCTGGCCGGCCTGTTCAAGAGCCGGGAAGTGAACGATACCGTGGCTGCCCTGCTGGAAAGCTATGACCATCAGGTGGACTATCTCAAGGCCATCTACGATTCCAAGCGGGAAAAGGTCACCGAAGGCGACGACCTGCCCCCCGGCGTCATCAAGATGGTCAAGGTGCACATCGCCATCAAGCGTAAGCTTTCGGTGGGCGACAAGATGGCCGGCCGTCACGGGAACAAGGGGGTGGTCTCCTGCATTCTGCCTGAAGAGGACATGCCCTTCTTTGCCGATGGCCGCCCCGTGGACATCGTGCTCAATCCCCTGGGCGTGCCCTCGCGCATGAACATCGGCCAGATCATGGAAACGCACCTGGGCTGGGGCGCCAAGGAACTGGGCCGTCAGCTGGCCGAACTGGTGGATTCCGGCGCGGCCGTGGCCACCGTGCGCGCGGATGTGAAGGATGTCTTCAATTCCGAAGCCATCAACGAGCTGGTGGACAGCATGGATGACGAGGAATTCATTGCCTCGGTGAAAAAGCTGCGCAACGGCATCGTGACCCGCACGCCCGTCTTTGACGGCGCCACGGAAGATGAAATCTGGGGCTGGATGGACAAGGCCCACATGCCCAATGACGGCAAGACCGTGCTCTATGACGGCCGCACCGGGGTGCCCTTCAAGAACCGCGTGACCACGGGCGTCATGTACATGCTCAAGCTGCATCACCTGGTGGACGAAAAGATCCATGCCCGTTCCACCGGTCCCTACAGCCTCGTGACCCAGCAGCCTCTGGGCGGCAAGGCCCAGTTCGGTGGCCAGCGTCTCGGGGAAATGGAAGTCTGGGCGCTGGAAGCCTACGGCGCCGCCTACCTCCTGCAGGAATTCCTCACCGTCAAGTCCGACGACGTGACGGGTCGCGTGAAGATGTACGAAAAGATCGTCAAGGGCGACAACTTCCTGGAGGCCGGCCTGCCGGAATCCTTCAACGTGCTGGTGAAGGAACTCATGAGTCTGGGTCTCAACGTGACCCTGCATCAGGAAGAAGGCAAGAAAAAGCCCAAGCGCGTGGGCTTCATGCGCGATATGGATCAGGACGAACAGGCCTAG
- a CDS encoding MarR family transcriptional regulator — MKKEDSVQQRNQRWKDIFPDLKPEGVWGRILRMSRCHAQLCSETLRPLGLRSVEADVLAALLYAGPPHELTPKDITAQCNRSPGAMTGILDALEARGLVSRRTQAHNRRSYLVTLTPAGQQLAREAFLARTAMEKQLLDVLSSKERKDLAALLKKVLADLEEKGLL, encoded by the coding sequence ATGAAAAAGGAAGACTCGGTGCAGCAGCGTAACCAGCGCTGGAAGGATATCTTCCCGGACCTCAAGCCGGAAGGTGTCTGGGGGCGCATTCTGCGTATGAGCCGCTGCCATGCGCAGCTGTGCAGCGAGACCCTGCGCCCCCTGGGCCTGCGCAGCGTGGAGGCCGATGTGCTGGCCGCGCTGCTGTATGCCGGCCCGCCCCACGAGCTGACCCCCAAGGACATCACCGCCCAGTGCAATCGCAGCCCCGGCGCCATGACGGGCATTCTGGACGCCCTGGAAGCGCGCGGTCTTGTCAGTCGCCGCACCCAGGCCCACAACCGGCGCAGCTATCTTGTCACCCTGACCCCTGCCGGTCAGCAGCTGGCACGGGAAGCCTTCCTGGCCCGGACCGCTATGGAAAAGCAGCTGCTGGACGTGCTGAGCAGCAAGGAACGGAAGGATCTGGCCGCGCTGCTGAAAAAGGTCCTTGCAGACCTGGAAGAAAAGGGCCTGCTCTAA
- the mutM gene encoding bifunctional DNA-formamidopyrimidine glycosylase/DNA-(apurinic or apyrimidinic site) lyase — protein MPELPEVETVVRTLRPQVLHRCIRRVDLLRPSQVHPLSLPLTTLEGRQIVEVTRRGKLVLLHLAAPASCPQIAAAAPDVPELLAVHLRMTGRLMTHPDGTPPHAHSRCLFYLDGTDGPSVLFFDDVRAFGLLFAATPALLQRWDFWRRMGPEPLEHPAATLGADLFSRLHTRRTALKALLLDQSVLAGIGNIYADESLFQAGLDPRRPGASLALPEWQQLCAALQAVLRLSIAQCGSSIRDYRDANGHVGAFQNSFAVYGRGGEPCTRCGRPLVRTRVAGRTTIFCPSCQH, from the coding sequence ATGCCCGAACTGCCCGAAGTGGAAACCGTGGTCCGCACCCTGCGTCCGCAGGTGCTCCACCGGTGCATCCGGCGGGTGGACCTGCTGCGCCCGTCGCAGGTGCATCCCCTGAGTCTGCCCCTGACAACGCTGGAAGGGCGGCAGATCGTAGAGGTCACGCGCCGCGGCAAGCTGGTGCTGCTGCATCTGGCCGCGCCCGCCTCCTGCCCGCAGATCGCAGCCGCGGCCCCGGATGTGCCCGAGCTGCTGGCGGTGCATTTGCGCATGACCGGCCGTCTCATGACCCACCCTGACGGCACCCCGCCACACGCGCACAGCCGCTGCCTCTTTTACCTGGACGGTACGGACGGCCCGTCCGTGCTCTTCTTTGATGATGTACGCGCCTTCGGCCTGCTGTTTGCCGCCACGCCGGCCCTGTTGCAGCGCTGGGACTTCTGGCGCCGCATGGGGCCGGAGCCGCTGGAACATCCGGCCGCGACGCTGGGAGCCGACCTCTTCTCCCGCCTGCATACCCGCCGCACAGCGCTCAAGGCCCTGCTGCTGGACCAGAGCGTGCTTGCCGGCATAGGCAATATCTATGCCGACGAGTCCCTGTTCCAGGCCGGTCTGGACCCGCGCCGCCCCGGCGCGTCCCTTGCCCTGCCGGAGTGGCAGCAGCTCTGTGCCGCCCTGCAGGCGGTGCTGCGGCTTTCCATTGCCCAGTGCGGCAGTTCCATCCGGGACTACCGGGATGCCAACGGGCATGTGGGCGCCTTTCAGAACAGTTTTGCCGTCTACGGGCGCGGTGGCGAGCCGTGCACGCGCTGCGGCCGCCCGCTGGTCAGAACGCGCGTGGCCGGGCGCACCACCATTTTCTGTCCCTCCTGCCAGCACTGA
- the rimM gene encoding ribosome maturation factor RimM (Essential for efficient processing of 16S rRNA), with translation MPHWIELGVFLRPHGIKGECCIDWYADSPSLLDAPLFLQQGQRPPRPLRLRAWRMHKGRPLLLPDGVNDRTAAEELRGARILIDRASLPETDEDEVYVEDLLGCAVFLDDGRRLGCLDHVEYPAGREVWGIRTADGREVLFPAEPCFIVGFDLGDPQGPRVTIAPPDGLLDIYLGTDTPATED, from the coding sequence ATGCCCCACTGGATCGAACTGGGCGTTTTCCTACGCCCGCACGGTATCAAGGGGGAGTGCTGCATCGACTGGTATGCAGACTCCCCTTCCCTTCTTGACGCGCCCCTGTTTCTGCAACAGGGGCAGCGTCCTCCCCGCCCGTTGCGCCTGCGTGCCTGGCGCATGCACAAGGGGCGTCCTCTTCTGCTGCCGGACGGCGTGAATGACCGCACGGCTGCGGAAGAACTGCGCGGCGCCCGCATTCTCATCGACCGCGCCTCCCTGCCGGAAACGGACGAGGATGAGGTCTATGTGGAAGACCTCCTGGGCTGTGCGGTTTTTCTGGACGATGGCCGTCGCCTGGGCTGTCTGGACCATGTGGAATACCCCGCCGGCCGCGAGGTCTGGGGCATCCGCACCGCAGATGGCCGGGAAGTGCTCTTTCCCGCGGAACCCTGCTTCATTGTGGGCTTTGACCTGGGGGATCCGCAGGGCCCCCGCGTGACCATTGCGCCGCCTGACGGGCTGCTGGATATCTATCTGGGGACAGACACGCCGGCCACAGAGGACTGA
- the ffh gene encoding signal recognition particle protein, which produces MFESLSDRLSSAFRSLRGQTQLTEENIQAGLREVRLALLEADVNYKVVKDFVESVRGKCLGQEVIKGVSPAQQVVKVVHDELVNLLGGETTGLDLQGREPAVIMLVGLQGSGKTTSAGKLANLLRKQKMRPYLVPADVYRPAAIDQLTVLARQLDMPCYPSTVDMKPVDIAKKALEAAREQQATVVLLDTAGRLHVDEPLMEELSAIKAAVQPQEILFVADAMTGQDAVTVAESFNQRLGITGVVLTKMDGDARGGAALSIRAVTGAPVKFVGMGEKLSEMEVFHPDRIAGRILGMGDVLTLVEKAQETINAEEAEALARKMRKASFDLEDFRTQMRRVKKLGSLDSILKMIPGLGGLREKLAEAGGAMPEKEMARTEAIINSMTMAERHNPDILNGSRRARIARGAGVTVQQVNQLVRQFEQMRQMMKGMMGGKAKMPSMPGLPRGVNLPGGMGGMAPGMGLPGMPPGMGLPGGMPAGKAAPAKKRKKRERPAKHKKK; this is translated from the coding sequence ATGTTTGAAAGTCTTTCCGACCGGCTGTCATCCGCGTTCCGCAGTCTGCGCGGGCAAACCCAGCTGACCGAAGAGAATATCCAGGCCGGGCTGCGGGAAGTGCGCCTGGCCCTGCTGGAAGCCGATGTCAACTACAAGGTCGTCAAGGACTTTGTGGAAAGCGTGCGCGGAAAGTGCCTTGGTCAGGAGGTGATCAAGGGGGTCAGCCCGGCACAGCAGGTGGTCAAGGTCGTTCACGACGAGCTGGTGAATCTGCTGGGCGGAGAGACTACGGGGCTTGACCTTCAGGGCAGGGAGCCGGCTGTCATCATGCTGGTGGGCCTTCAGGGGTCGGGCAAGACCACGTCCGCCGGCAAGCTGGCCAATCTGCTGCGCAAGCAGAAGATGCGCCCCTATCTGGTGCCGGCTGACGTCTACCGCCCGGCCGCCATTGATCAGCTGACCGTGCTTGCCCGGCAGCTGGACATGCCCTGTTATCCTTCCACGGTGGACATGAAGCCCGTGGACATCGCCAAAAAGGCCCTGGAAGCCGCCCGTGAGCAGCAGGCCACCGTGGTGCTGCTGGATACGGCCGGTCGCCTGCACGTGGACGAGCCGCTCATGGAAGAGCTGTCCGCCATCAAGGCGGCGGTGCAGCCGCAGGAAATCCTCTTTGTGGCTGACGCCATGACCGGTCAGGATGCCGTGACCGTGGCCGAGTCCTTCAATCAGCGGCTGGGCATCACGGGCGTGGTGCTTACCAAGATGGACGGCGATGCCCGCGGCGGCGCGGCCCTGTCCATTCGCGCGGTGACCGGTGCACCGGTGAAATTTGTGGGCATGGGCGAAAAACTGTCGGAAATGGAGGTATTCCATCCCGACCGTATCGCCGGGCGCATCCTGGGGATGGGGGATGTGCTGACCCTGGTGGAAAAGGCCCAGGAAACCATCAATGCCGAAGAGGCCGAAGCCCTTGCCCGCAAAATGCGCAAGGCCAGCTTTGACCTGGAAGATTTTCGCACCCAGATGCGCCGGGTCAAGAAACTCGGCTCACTGGACAGCATTCTCAAGATGATTCCCGGCCTGGGCGGTCTGCGCGAAAAGCTGGCCGAGGCCGGCGGCGCCATGCCCGAAAAGGAAATGGCCCGTACCGAAGCCATCATCAATTCCATGACCATGGCCGAGCGCCACAATCCGGATATTCTCAATGGCAGCCGCCGCGCGCGCATTGCCAGGGGGGCCGGGGTGACGGTACAGCAGGTCAATCAGCTGGTGCGTCAGTTCGAGCAGATGCGCCAGATGATGAAGGGCATGATGGGCGGCAAGGCCAAGATGCCGTCCATGCCCGGTCTGCCCCGCGGCGTGAATCTGCCCGGCGGCATGGGGGGGATGGCGCCCGGCATGGGACTGCCCGGCATGCCGCCGGGAATGGGTCTGCCGGGGGGAATGCCGGCCGGCAAGGCCGCTCCGGCCAAGAAGCGCAAGAAGCGCGAACGTCCGGCCAAGCACAAGAAAAAATAA
- a CDS encoding isochorismatase family cysteine hydrolase, whose amino-acid sequence MRPALLIIDMQNDFVLPDAPLCVRGAAPTVPVIRHLLLDAREAGIPVCHVIRCHNRDGSDVEKMRQPLFSDGPGICVPGSEGARIVTPLLPLSGEYIICKRRFSAFFQTELDLLLRRLHVDSLLITGTQYPNCVRSTAVDGMSLDYDVTVVTDACSAQTPEVAAANIYDMQHMGIACLPLRELPPLRMPRH is encoded by the coding sequence ATGCGCCCGGCCCTGCTCATCATTGATATGCAAAACGATTTTGTACTGCCCGATGCCCCGCTCTGCGTGCGCGGTGCGGCCCCCACGGTCCCTGTCATCCGCCATCTGCTTCTGGACGCGCGCGAGGCGGGCATTCCCGTCTGCCATGTCATCCGCTGCCACAACCGCGACGGCAGCGATGTGGAAAAGATGCGTCAGCCCCTGTTCAGCGACGGACCGGGCATCTGCGTTCCCGGCAGTGAAGGCGCACGCATCGTGACGCCCCTCCTGCCGCTGTCCGGCGAATACATCATCTGCAAGCGCCGTTTCAGTGCCTTTTTCCAGACGGAACTGGACCTGCTGCTGCGCCGCCTGCACGTGGACAGTCTGCTCATTACCGGCACCCAGTATCCCAACTGCGTGCGCAGTACGGCCGTGGACGGCATGAGCCTTGACTATGACGTGACCGTGGTGACCGATGCCTGTTCGGCCCAGACACCGGAAGTGGCCGCTGCCAATATCTACGACATGCAGCACATGGGTATTGCCTGCCTGCCCCTGCGAGAACTGCCGCCCCTGCGCATGCCGCGGCACTAG